The genomic DNA ATAGTCAATAATAGTCAGTAGCTGTGGTAGTACACACACAATAGAAGTACACAGACTGACGACAGCACAGAGTTCTGCGGACGGAGGACGGAGAACCAAGGCACTCAATCAAGTAAGGCTGTAAGAGTAGTGGACTCGAAAAGTTGGAGTCGAGTCACTACTTGTGTAGCTTGGACTCCGGGGAAGTCAGTAGAATCGCGGGCCGAGTCGAGTGCTGTCCACCAAACGGCCAAGAAACTTGACTCTCACTCCCAAGGCATCCGTCAAACGGCAGAGAAAGCTGCACACCACGCGAACCGTTCGCTCGTTCAGCGAAGTCGTCAGTGAGTGACCACCGACCGTGTGAGTGCCGAGTGGTATTCTTCTTCATTCGTGAGTTCGTTTCCACCCGAGACTTGGAAGTCTTGGAAGTCTTGGAAGGCTGAGAAAAGCAAGGCACTCGCACAAGGTGAATCCATCTCGATCGGCGACACCACACTTCCTCCGTTCGTCCTCCACGGACCGACGGAGGCCGTCCCTGCTGTGTGCTTTCATCCTCCTCGCCTCTTCGATCTCTCTCTACATCCTGCTTGATTGCTTGCTAGTGGCTTGGTCGGCCTTTGAGCTCACTCAAAATAGCTCGTGGACCcaagaaggaggaaggagaGTGATCCTTCTACGTTCCtccgttccttcgttccttcgctcgctctctctctctctctctctctctctctctctctctctctctctctctcttgcgTTCATTCCTCCCTCGTTCCGAttgtcgttcgttcgttcgttcgttcagtcgttcgttcgttgttcAGTCGTTCGTCGATTCGATCATTCGTTCGTCTCAATCTGCCCGTGTCTCCAAATTCGAGGCAAAGGCTCACCGACTCTCTCTtactctctttctccttccccATTACGAGATTGATACCAGCTGGATGGCGGTAACAGTCTTGGATGGGCGACGAGAAACTCGGTGAGTgatccagccagccagccagccagccttCAGTCCCACATCTACAACACCTCAACGGCGGTCTTCTTGCCACGCGACCTCACCGATATCGAGTGAGAAAGACGTCAAATTGCGGATCACCGTGTGGCGTCTCCCTCAGTCTCTTTCTGCTTCCTTCCTGACGGATTGAAGCACCCAGTGGAACTATTCCCAATCTGGCACTCGAACCCTTCAGACCCGTTGGAAGTGCCGTGATATTGCGGGAAAATCATTCTCAGTGCAAGTGTGGATGTGAGTTCATTCCTCATCCAACTTTCAATCAGTCAAGGATTCCATTCAGGGCTTGTGCGTCTTGGTGGGCCAAACTGTGTCTTTCGCCCGCTCAAAATTGTTATGACGAGGCGCTCCTTCTGTACACTTCTGCAAGTCCATAGAGAGACCTGATGTGCGAGTGAGCCAATTGGATTGTGAAAGCTAAAAGCAAACACTTGATCACAAAACAAGCACATTTGTTCATCCCTCGTCCGTCTGTCCTCTCTCTGCCTCTCCTTGcttcccatcatcatcatcatcgacacGAGACCCGTGATTCATCCGTGTCCGTGTGCCTGTGCGTGTTCAATTGAGCTCCAACCAGCACCGACCCATCTCACCTGTCCCAGGCATTGAACCGCGACGACACTTCTCGGCTTCGCCATCATCAATGTCTGTTCAAGTTGAGTGCTACCACCATCCTGCGGCGGCTTCAACATCCCCTCTGTCAAGCTTGGTTGCCACAAAACGACgggcctcctcctccatctGCATTTCCACATCTTCATCCTCGAACATGCTGAGTGAGCCGGCCTCTGTGGTGGTCCGGGGGAAAACCAATAGCACTCTGAATTCTAGCCGAAGGGACAGCTTGAAGTTGAGCTTCGCTCGCAGTATTTCCCAGCCTCATCCCGAGGCCGGGATCAATTCCCCCATTCTGAGCCCGCCCACTCTGTCCCCTTCCCTCCACCCATCTAAGCGTTGTCGAATGGAACTGGCCTCCCAATCTTCGATGCGCCCGGATGTGATCTCCCTTAGCCCTTGCACCACCTCGAATGTGGCCCCATTTGCTGCACACAAACCCACCACCTGTCTGCTCCGACCTCCCCCCACCAGCATTTCGGGTTCCGTGAGTTTACCTTCATCTCCTTGTAGCGAAAGCTCCACTCTCCAACGAACCCTCCTTTTACAGAAGGCACGGACTATTGAGCCCTTAACTTTGGCCGGCAAATTAGAGACCAAGCCCACCACATTTCCCATCGTTCGAAACGCAAGTGCGCCCAACTCCTCAACTGCTGGTATCCTTCTGATTGATTGTCGACCCTTCATTGCCTACAATGTCAATCATATTAAAGGGGCGATCAATGTGAACTGCTGTGATAGATTCAACCGAAAAAGGCTGCAACAAGGTAAAGCCACCCTGGCTGACTTGGCCACCACCAAAGAAGGCAAAGAGTTGTTGAAGAAGCGAACCTGGAAAGAAGTGGTCGTCTATGACGACTGCTCCGAGAGCTTGGAACACCTGCCTGTCAGTCACACCCTCTTTCTTGTGATGAATGCTTTGGTGGAGGACCACAGAGAACCCATCATGCTTCTCGGGGGCCTCCGGGACTTCCAAGTGGGGCATCGATCTTTGTGCGAAGACTACCTCATGAACAGTGGTGCCAGCTCCTCGAATGGCTTGTGTCGTACCCCCACCTCTCATCTGTTGCCGGATCTCCCTTCTCCATCCGATATTTGCAATACCAAAGACATTGAGAACCATCCTGCGTCCCAAGTTCTACCATATCTGTTCCTCGGTAACATGCGAGATGCCTCTGATGGGAGCTCCTTAAAGGACCTAGGCATTAAGTATGTGTTGAATGTGACCGCCAAGCCCCCGAACTACCCTCTCGCGTCGGATTTAGTGTATAAGCAGATTTGCGCCTCGGACAGTGGGATCCAGAACCTGCGGCAGTTTTTTGAGGAAGCCTTTGACTTCATCGATCTGGCTCGTTCCAACGCCAGTGGCGTCCTCATTCATTGTCATGCAGGCGTGTCCCGCTCGCCCACCATTGCGGTAGCTTACCTCATGAAGCATTATCCCATGGCCATGTCTGAGGCCTATAAATTTGTCAAGACACGCCGCTCCATCATTTCCCCCAATCTCAATTTCATGGGTCAGCTCTGGGAATACGAGCAAGGGCTAAGTGAGCCCACTGCCGAGGAGGCGTCCTCtcacaaatgtcaaaaagagCCGCTTACAGTTGAAATGAAGGCCGTGAAGGAGAGCATCCGAAGCCAAAAGTCCTTCTTCCTCggctcttcttcctcggcGTATGATCTCAGCACGGTAAATGAAAAAGGATTCAATGGCATACGTTGGACAGATCGAcccaaagaagaggaggagcaaGGCTGCAGTGTGTAGAAAGAATTGGAAGCCAACGTCTGATTTCCATCTCCTTTTAGAACAATTCCACTTGAACAGGTCAAATCTAGTCAAACCCAACAAACGAAGAAACGaaaaccagccagccagccagcctcTTGGAGAGGCACTCTTTCTTTAGGCCACACGcgcctttgaaatgaactcgTCAACATTGTGATGGTTGTGCACTCGAGGACTCGAGGATGGGTGGTCAAAATATTCACATAATGCGATCATTCTCATTcgtttttggaagtgactcgTGGCGGACAGACACCTCAACAGCATTATAGAGCATGCccattgattaaaaaaaaacagagttccagaaacaaacaaacaaatagaGGGATATTGAGCAATGCAACAGATCCAAGTCATATAGGTATATCTACGTATTGTGAAAGCGTAATTTTGTACATAACTAAAGCCCGTGGTACCCAGTTGAGAAAGTGGCCCGTGGCAATTGGCACCGTTCTTTGCCCCTCTGACCGATGGACGACTATTTATTTTAGCAAAGATTTCATCACAGTTACCCCTCCCCACCCTCACCCACACAcacccacaaaaaaaaaatccccatcgTACTACTACCATTTAGAAATCATTATCGAGCTTAAGGTGCTCCCATCAGATTGAATTTGTCTGAAATACCAAAGACGGGCTAAACCATACAAATTGGTCGTTTGAACAATAACCTGAGCACACCCAAAACAAAAGCACACGAGCGAATTTTTCTGTTGCACAACggattgataaaaaaatcgTCGGCGGCCTTTAACCGCCATTTAATgtatttgaatgtttcaacACACCAGGTTAGAATAAACCTCAATCAAACCATCCGaacctattctcttcttcccTAGTTCAAGAATGCGCCAAATATTCAGAGTtaagagcgagagagagcgagagagagcgagagagcgagtgCCAGGGCATCTGACAAGCTGCGTTACTATTTTGGAAAGAGTGACCTTAATTTGTATTGAAGAGCTTGAGAAGGGACTTCAAAGGCTCATTCGTAGTTCCACCTAGCTTCTGGCTTCCCTCGATTGAGAaggattcattcattcattctcaagGAGCCTCTCCGGCTTTCTTCCCTTTGCTGCACTCACCTTGGTGCTGAAAAAGCCGCACACATCAGATGCGAAAGCATGCGTGACAATGCGGGATAGACTTGGAAATGTTTCCAATATCAAAGGTAAACCCAGTCTGTTCAATTCAAGAGCCTTGCTTTATTGAGAATCTTTTTGACTTGACTTCACGGACGGAATGAATTGAGGATAGGCATACTACATACTCCGTAATAGCGCGTTCCATTTTGCCAGTTAATGGAAACGCACGTTGTTCCATCATGCTGTTCGTCTCGCGCCATGGACCATGGCGGCTCGCCCGTTCTCAAGCCCAGAggagaaaggaaggaaggaaggaaggtgACTGGTGGTGACTCATCCATCCTCAATGAACAAACGTAGGCACTCGCTCGACATGCGTGTCGAGTGCGTCAGAACGGGACCAACGATCTTGGTGCAGACTGGAGAGGCTCCTCCGTTGAAGGTCTGACGATTCCGTCCAAAAGAGGATTTGCGAATCACTCCTGCTGTGCTCcggatggatggatctttTGCTCAGGTTGACTCAAATAAATTCATTACAGGTCCATGCACGTACGACAGAATTGGGAATCTCGAAATCGAAACGAAGTAGCCAACTACATTTGAACCTCtggaaaaaagtaaagaagaGTGATAGCGGGTTCGTTACGCTGCAACTTGATCAGTAAGCTTTTTGGAGAGTGGTGCTCCACGCGATTGAAAGAAGTGCTTCTCCAATCAGCAACCACACCCTAATGACCTTTTATTGTTAACCATCCGCTCTAAAAACTGGTCTGTCTGTCTGGCTCTCGGTGCATATACTCTTACAACTTTTTGTGCCTTGTTTGGTCAGGTTAGTTATATTATTTTGGGTCCGGGTAATGGAACCACTGACACAATGCTTTGGATTTGTCGGTTTTTATAGCGTTGTTTTGAGGTCTAAGATAATTCAAAAgcataaatgaaaaatgagagAAGGGCTGATCATTGTAAATATTTGTCAAGAATAATCGACACCGGGTTTTAGTTAGATGGCAAGCTGAATCTCATGGCTACGTACCATATTAGATCCGTAGGGATATTGCTAGGGAATACACCTAACAATCAGTCAGCCGAAAACCCAAAGGCTCGATTGTTTTCAGACTGAGGAGTTATTCTGAATGTTTCCCAAAGAGTCGGTCGGCTCTCTCGATTCCGAGCCCTAGACATATTGCAATACCTCTACACCTTATCCCTGGCTGctctcttccttcttttttcgaTCGTGTCTATCAAGGACGACGCTCGTTGAATCAAGGCCAACGCCACAGCTGTCATCAGGCCATGAAGCAAGTTCATCTCTTGAGCTCTCTTTAACTGGAAAACGTTTAGGGCCTTAAAGCCTATGAAGAACAAattaatgaataaatgatgAATATATTGGGTTATCGCGGAGATCAGAAAGCTCCAGATACCAATAACAAGTTGAGAACGAAATTCGTCGAAAGGGGATGCTTACCGAGAGCCTTCAGAGTCAGACTATGTTTTTGGATAGGGTCAAATGATGCACTCAAGTTAGAGAGGCGATTTATTGAGCTACTCTAGACACGAGCTAATTTATGGACGACGTCGTATGTAATACGGGGCATGGGTGATAACGGTGGTGGTAACATTGACGGGGCGGGCACAATGCAGCCGACCCAATTCAACAAGAGGTTGAGAGACACATCAGATTGAACTGCGAGACATTAGTTGGGGAGCGAGGTTCCACTTTGTTTCAATACTAAATGACTTGCTTCAATCTAGAAGAGATGAAAGATATCGTCAATAATGATTATTTTAATACCAATTTTTACCAGGAAAAGAAGCGAGACCTACCCCCTTTTCAATACATTGCAAACGGGATCGATTTAGGAGCATGGCGAAAAGATAACCCGCCACAAAGCAATCTCCGGCGCCCACCGTgtctttgatctcatttcttGGGACTTTGGGTACTCTTACCGAGAGGAACTCGAACACGCGGCTAGCAGTTGTGTCCAATAGAAACGAGATCACTGGATTGGACCCATTAGTAATGATGACGGTACAAATGTGAGAACTCTCTAAACGGCCTTTCGTTCGGTCTGAACGTTCTTCCGCGCTTTGAATGTACTGTCCTCCTTTCAAGCCACACTTCAGAGCCTCAATGTTGGGGTTGTCCAAAGTTGATGCCGTTTTCAGAAACGTCTCAAATTCGCTCATGTTTCCGTAGAGAATGTCCATTTCGGAAAGAGCGTAGGTTACTTCTTTGACGAACTCGAAGCTGCGGCACACATATTCGCCACAAAGATTGAAACAGAACTTAATTCGAGCTCTTTGACAGCACAGGTGAATGATGGCTTTAAACGCATCAAGGCTATGAATGGCAAAGAACCCTTCCATATATACAAGTTGGGTCATTTTCAGCTTTGATTCCACGCCCAGCTCTTGCAGGTCGGACAAGTTGAAGTGACTAGCAGCTCCTAGATTCGCCACCATGGTACGTTCTACGCTTTGAACCAAGTTGATACAATGTCCCGTGGGCAAGTTCAGCCTTTCAGCCATTCTGCAACATGTTTAAGAGGTTGCAATGGATCAATTGAAAGTGTTGCGCGCGGTGCCTGAGATTAATTTTCCCATGTGGACTTCTTTCGACTTACAGAATGTCAACTCCGTCGTTTTGAACTAAGGACAAAAGTTTTTGTGTACTCCGGTCCATGGCCCCTCTCGTTCCGATAAATACTGTGGTGACATCCAAAGCTTCTCGTTGGCAAAGCCAAGCCATCATTCGCGACGAATTGAGGGCGCACCCACCTGGAGCGTAGGATGTTGAATCTGACCTAGAAATTAGAAATCTTTCCAAGTTAAACACAATGCAATTTGAGACCCTATCACTAAgtattaaaaagcaaaaaaaatgttaaaaaaaattcgagAGCCGTTCATTTACATGTTTTTCCCAAAATTGGCCAACTTGGCATGAATCAGATACTCGATGCAGCAACCAATCGGTAGTGCCAGAGTTCGGCATAGTCCTCTTGACTAGAGAGCATCGCATAACTCCTTGATTCCTAATATGTTAAGCAGAACGTACTTGACAGGAACATAAAAACAATTACTATTTCCGGTAAAGCAGACTTGCTCTCCAGGTCTTGGCGACAGTGCCTACGTACCTGGTCTCAGAGACAAATGCCATCAATTCGTTTTGAATGGTGTCTTTTTCTTGCCCGACATGCGGCACTAAACCAAATCGTTGAACCAAGTGCTTTTCTTCCTCTGCGGTTACGGGTACGGTCAGATCGAGCAAGGCGTTGCCgaaaaacaaagtcaattGTCGAGACATGTTTGATCGGCTGAAAACGTCCCTGAATTGAAGCAACAAACAAACCCCTGGGTTTTACTTCATAGATGTCGTCATTCTCTGGGCTTTCTAAACATTTCATCAACACTCTTCACGAAACTCGGTCGATTTTGATGA from Tigriopus californicus strain San Diego chromosome 1, Tcal_SD_v2.1, whole genome shotgun sequence includes the following:
- the LOC131887953 gene encoding dual specificity protein phosphatase 10-like; this translates as MSVQVECYHHPAAASTSPLSSLVATKRRASSSICISTSSSSNMLSEPASVVVRGKTNSTLNSSRRDSLKLSFARSISQPHPEAGINSPILSPPTLSPSLHPSKRCRMELASQSSMRPDVISLSPCTTSNVAPFAAHKPTTCLLRPPPTSISGSKARTIEPLTLAGKLETKPTTFPIVRNASAPNSSTAGILLIDCRPFIAYNVNHIKGAINVNCCDRFNRKRLQQGKATLADLATTKEGKELLKKRTWKEVVVYDDCSESLEHLPVSHTLFLVMNALVEDHREPIMLLGGLRDFQVGHRSLCEDYLMNSGASSSNGLCRTPTSHLLPDLPSPSDICNTKDIENHPASQVLPYLFLGNMRDASDGSSLKDLGIKYVLNVTAKPPNYPLASDLVYKQICASDSGIQNLRQFFEEAFDFIDLARSNASGVLIHCHAGVSRSPTIAVAYLMKHYPMAMSEAYKFVKTRRSIISPNLNFMGQLWEYEQGLSEPTAEEASSHKCQKEPLTVEMKAVKESIRSQKSFFLGSSSSAYDLSTVNEKGFNGIRWTDRPKEEEEQGCSV
- the LOC131888031 gene encoding uncharacterized protein LOC131888031; its protein translation is MSRQLTLFFGNALLDLTVPVTAEEEKHLVQRFGLVPHVGQEKDTIQNELMAFVSETRSDSTSYAPGGCALNSSRMMAWLCQREALDVTTVFIGTRGAMDRSTQKLLSLVQNDGVDILMAERLNLPTGHCINLVQSVERTMVANLGAASHFNLSDLQELGVESKLKMTQLVYMEGFFAIHSLDAFKAIIHLCCQRARIKFCFNLCGEYVCRSFEFVKEVTYALSEMDILYGNMSEFETFLKTASTLDNPNIEALKCGLKGGQYIQSAEERSDRTKGRLESSHICTVIITNGSNPVISFLLDTTASRVFEFLSVRVPKVPRNEIKDTVGAGDCFVAGYLFAMLLNRSRLQCIEKGIEASHLVLKQSGTSLPN